One segment of Actinomycetota bacterium DNA contains the following:
- a CDS encoding NYN domain-containing protein: MVDVENLVGSGSPTNHDVARCVTAYRRLRILRHGDHIVVACNPSIGVSVGLSWRSARLLVRRGTSGADLALAEVALRERVDSRFGHVVVASGDGLFVDAVGFLQRRGVTVTVVAPLESLSRRLRMAANRVVPFHLDRDPGAPAVEQRAA; this comes from the coding sequence TTGGTCGACGTCGAGAACCTCGTTGGCTCTGGCTCGCCGACGAACCACGACGTCGCCCGCTGCGTTACTGCGTACCGTCGCCTTCGCATCCTGCGCCACGGCGATCACATCGTGGTGGCGTGCAACCCCTCGATTGGCGTGTCAGTGGGCCTGAGTTGGCGTTCTGCGAGGCTCCTCGTCCGGCGCGGAACCTCGGGTGCCGACCTCGCTCTCGCCGAAGTGGCCCTGCGCGAGCGCGTGGACTCACGTTTCGGCCACGTCGTGGTTGCCTCAGGCGATGGCTTGTTCGTCGATGCGGTTGGCTTCCTCCAGCGTCGCGGCGTGACGGTCACGGTTGTGGCTCCTCTGGAGAGCCTGTCCAGGCGGTTGAGGATGGCGGCGAACCGCGTTGTGCCGTTCCATCTCGATCGTGACCCGGGGGCTCCGGCTGTGGAACAGAGAGCCGCCTGA